One window of the bacterium genome contains the following:
- a CDS encoding DUF1858 domain-containing protein produces MDRYMKAFVIMSMSYLVAGAVLGLALLWDISSLQLRFAHVHLNLLGFMAMMIFGVGYFILPRFSGRNLRWPRLVAVHFWSSNVSLVGMVVFYSVWPTGWLACSVVQAMSTALFLVNVGVSVTASSKDELFEKKPQSQGPVIWSGAKVADLVERWPQVRNILVARGIKALEDPGHLEHVRKLGVSLGMLARRHALDEAELLSAIATAVGGRLESTGSGTKDKPIGKDSIIKEVIRDYPATEEVFRKFYGEGCFSCPGQAFETIAQSAMMHNVELDKILMELNQAATEARGGPTEGV; encoded by the coding sequence ATGGATCGTTACATGAAGGCCTTTGTGATAATGTCCATGTCATATCTTGTGGCCGGGGCGGTCTTGGGACTTGCCCTGCTTTGGGACATCTCTTCTCTCCAGCTTAGGTTCGCACATGTGCATTTGAACCTCTTGGGTTTCATGGCCATGATGATCTTTGGCGTTGGATATTTCATCTTGCCTAGATTCAGCGGCAGGAACCTGAGGTGGCCGAGGCTTGTGGCAGTGCACTTCTGGAGCTCCAATGTGAGCCTGGTGGGCATGGTGGTTTTCTATTCTGTATGGCCCACAGGGTGGCTTGCCTGTTCTGTGGTTCAAGCCATGTCCACAGCTCTTTTTCTTGTGAATGTAGGTGTTTCTGTGACAGCCTCCTCCAAAGATGAGCTGTTTGAAAAGAAGCCGCAGTCCCAAGGTCCCGTGATATGGAGTGGGGCCAAGGTGGCTGATCTGGTGGAAAGATGGCCTCAGGTGAGAAATATCCTGGTCGCCAGAGGGATCAAGGCTCTGGAGGATCCAGGACACCTGGAGCATGTGAGAAAGCTTGGTGTGAGCCTGGGCATGTTGGCCAGACGACATGCTCTGGATGAGGCCGAGCTTCTCAGCGCCATAGCCACCGCAGTTGGAGGCCGGCTGGAATCCACTGGCTCAGGCACGAAAGACAAGCCCATAGGTAAGGACAGCATCATAAAAGAGGTGATAAGAGATTACCCGGCCACAGAAGAGGTCTTCAGGAAGTTCTATGGTGAGGGTTGTTTCTCGTGTCCAGGACAGGCCTTTGAGACCATAGCCCAGAGCGCCATGATGCATAACGTAGAGCTAGATAAGATCCTGATGGAGCTTAACCAGGCGGCCACAGAGGCCAGAGGAGGGCCAACCGAGGGGGTGTAA
- the hcp gene encoding hydroxylamine reductase, with protein sequence MFCYQCEQTAKGEGCTRMGVCGKDSDVAALQDLLVYALQGLSQVATQARKLAVVDPEVNGFTVEALFSTLTNVDFDPERFPVLLERCISLREGLKAKLRAAGQEIQLGGPAELELAQGLEGLAEQGRDLELLYGEQEDPDIRSLKHTTLFGIKGVAAYADHARILGKEDDQVYAYIHETLAAMPRNDLTLSDWLDMSLKCGATNLRAMELLDEGNTSTYGHPVPTKVPLGVKKGKAILVSGHDLKDLEEVLKQSEGKGIYVYTHGEMLPTHGYPGLKKYSHFYGHYGTAWQNQQKEFESFPGAILMTTNCIQKPRDSYKANIFTSGLVGWPGVVHIQGRDFGPLIQRALELPGFDQDLEKDHVMVGFGRNAVMGVAQQVIDAVKSGAIKHFFLVGGCDGAKPGRSYYSEFVEKVPKDCVILTLACGKFRFFDKKLGDIGGIPRLLDVGQCNDAYSAIQIAMALSQAFNVGVNQLPLSLILSWYEQKAVAILLTLLHLGIKNIRLGPSLPAFISPGVLQVLVKNFEIKPITTPEEDLKAILG encoded by the coding sequence ATGTTCTGTTACCAGTGCGAGCAGACGGCAAAAGGAGAGGGCTGCACAAGAATGGGAGTCTGCGGCAAGGACTCGGATGTGGCTGCTCTGCAAGATCTTCTGGTTTATGCCCTACAGGGACTCTCACAGGTGGCTACTCAGGCGCGCAAGTTGGCAGTAGTGGATCCAGAAGTAAATGGCTTTACGGTGGAGGCGCTCTTTTCCACATTGACCAACGTGGATTTTGACCCAGAGAGGTTTCCTGTTTTACTGGAGCGCTGTATCTCATTGAGGGAAGGGCTGAAGGCAAAGCTTAGGGCCGCTGGCCAAGAGATTCAACTGGGAGGTCCTGCCGAGTTGGAGTTGGCCCAGGGGCTAGAAGGCTTAGCGGAGCAAGGCAGGGACCTGGAGCTGCTTTATGGAGAACAGGAGGATCCAGACATCCGATCCCTCAAGCACACGACCCTCTTCGGCATCAAGGGAGTGGCGGCCTATGCGGACCACGCCCGCATCTTGGGCAAGGAGGATGATCAGGTCTATGCTTATATCCATGAAACTCTGGCCGCAATGCCCAGAAATGATTTGACATTGAGCGACTGGCTAGATATGAGCCTCAAGTGCGGGGCAACAAATCTAAGGGCCATGGAACTGTTGGATGAAGGCAACACAAGCACCTACGGGCATCCTGTGCCCACCAAAGTGCCATTGGGAGTCAAGAAAGGCAAGGCGATCCTGGTCTCTGGCCACGATCTCAAGGACCTGGAGGAGGTTCTCAAACAAAGTGAGGGCAAGGGGATCTACGTTTATACCCATGGGGAGATGCTGCCCACCCATGGCTATCCTGGGCTCAAGAAGTATTCTCACTTCTACGGGCATTATGGAACGGCCTGGCAAAACCAGCAGAAGGAGTTTGAGTCTTTTCCTGGGGCCATTCTCATGACCACCAACTGCATACAGAAGCCCAGGGACTCTTACAAGGCCAACATCTTCACCAGTGGACTGGTGGGATGGCCGGGTGTGGTTCACATCCAAGGAAGGGACTTCGGCCCTCTGATTCAAAGGGCTCTGGAGCTCCCAGGTTTTGATCAGGACCTGGAAAAAGACCACGTGATGGTGGGCTTTGGAAGAAATGCTGTCATGGGTGTGGCGCAGCAGGTCATAGATGCCGTTAAGTCAGGGGCCATAAAGCATTTCTTCCTGGTAGGTGGATGCGACGGGGCAAAACCCGGAAGGAGTTACTACAGCGAGTTCGTGGAGAAAGTCCCCAAAGATTGCGTGATTCTTACACTGGCCTGCGGAAAATTTCGATTCTTCGACAAGAAGCTTGGGGATATAGGTGGAATCCCCAGATTGCTGGATGTGGGACAGTGTAACGATGCTTACTCGGCCATACAAATAGCAATGGCCCTCTCCCAGGCCTTCAACGTGGGTGTGAACCAGTTGCCTCTGAGCCTGATTCTGTCCTGGTATGAGCAAAAGGCCGTGGCCATTTTGCTGACCTTGCTCCACCTGGGCATCAAGAACATCAGACTAGGGCCCAGCCTGCCGGCTTTCATAAGCCCAGGGGTGCTCCAGGTTTTGGTTAAGAACTTCGAAATAAAACCAATAACCACCCCAGAGGAGGACTTAAAGGCCATCCTGGGGTAA
- a CDS encoding HD domain-containing protein: MKCPGQDSRYWRPGAVFEVDCPQCGSPVEFFKDETKRKCRTCGHSLVNPKMDFGCAAHCKFAAQCLGELPPELVAQRGELLKDRVALEMKRYFGQDFKRIAHATKVARYADQIGRQEGADMAVVLVAAYLHDIGIRDAERIHGFTSPRLQHKLGPPAARQILERMGAGEGLVEEVCDIIAHHHHPRKEETLNFKCLYDADLLVNLEEELRRGVGRKKESLERIIDKAFLTQQGKKMARESLLQENSH, encoded by the coding sequence ATGAAGTGCCCGGGTCAGGACAGCCGATATTGGAGGCCAGGGGCGGTCTTTGAGGTGGACTGCCCCCAATGCGGCTCCCCGGTGGAGTTCTTCAAGGACGAGACCAAGAGAAAATGCAGGACGTGCGGCCACAGCCTGGTGAACCCTAAGATGGATTTCGGCTGTGCTGCCCACTGCAAGTTTGCGGCCCAGTGTTTGGGTGAATTACCTCCCGAGTTGGTGGCCCAAAGGGGTGAACTCCTCAAGGACAGGGTGGCCCTGGAGATGAAACGTTATTTCGGGCAGGACTTCAAGAGGATAGCCCATGCCACCAAGGTGGCCAGGTATGCTGACCAAATAGGCAGGCAGGAGGGGGCGGACATGGCGGTGGTGTTGGTGGCCGCCTATCTTCACGACATAGGCATCAGAGACGCCGAGCGGATTCACGGCTTCACATCACCGAGGCTTCAGCACAAGCTAGGACCCCCTGCAGCCAGGCAGATCCTGGAGCGCATGGGAGCCGGGGAAGGCCTTGTGGAGGAGGTCTGTGACATAATCGCACATCACCATCACCCCAGGAAGGAGGAGACCCTTAATTTCAAATGTCTTTACGACGCGGATCTCCTGGTAAATCTGGAAGAAGAGCTGCGGCGGGGTGTGGGAAGAAAAAAGGAGAGCCTGGAACGTATCATAGACAAAGCATTTCTTACACAGCAAGGAAAAAAGATGGCCAGGGAGTCCTTGTTGCAGGAAAACAGCCATTAA
- a CDS encoding 4Fe-4S binding protein, with the protein MKVKRKIVQINEELCDGCGICVPACAEGAIQVVEGKARLMAERYCDGLGACLGECPRGALQVVEREAEEFDEEAVEEHLRELKASPEKAMACGCPSSQVQSFEVQGSCQQANEPSQRRSPVGSGLSHWPIQIRLVPPSAPFLKGADLLVVADCTAVAYPELHQDFLQGRVVLMGCPKFDDGSLYVERFREIFEKAGIKSVTVLTMEVPCCQGLPMMVKKGMELAGKRIPLEQVVVSTRGEILRRASSVA; encoded by the coding sequence ATGAAGGTAAAGAGAAAGATAGTGCAAATAAACGAGGAGCTCTGTGACGGCTGTGGCATTTGCGTGCCGGCCTGTGCCGAAGGAGCCATACAGGTGGTGGAAGGAAAGGCCAGGCTCATGGCCGAGCGCTACTGCGATGGGCTGGGGGCTTGTCTGGGGGAGTGCCCCAGGGGAGCCTTGCAAGTGGTGGAACGGGAAGCCGAGGAGTTCGATGAAGAGGCCGTGGAGGAGCATCTGAGGGAGCTAAAGGCCAGCCCAGAGAAGGCCATGGCCTGTGGATGCCCCTCTTCTCAGGTCCAGAGCTTTGAGGTTCAAGGATCCTGCCAGCAGGCCAATGAACCCTCTCAAAGGCGTTCCCCGGTGGGCTCTGGCCTCAGCCATTGGCCGATTCAGATCCGCCTCGTCCCTCCCAGCGCCCCGTTTCTAAAGGGTGCGGATCTCTTGGTAGTGGCCGACTGCACGGCTGTGGCCTATCCAGAACTTCATCAGGATTTTCTGCAGGGCAGGGTTGTGCTCATGGGGTGTCCTAAGTTTGACGACGGCTCGCTTTATGTGGAGCGTTTCAGGGAGATATTCGAGAAGGCAGGTATCAAGAGTGTGACTGTCTTGACCATGGAGGTGCCTTGCTGCCAGGGGCTTCCAATGATGGTTAAAAAGGGCATGGAACTGGCTGGGAAAAGAATTCCTTTGGAGCAGGTGGTGGTAAGCACCAGAGGGGAAATACTTAGAAGAGCCAGCTCAGTTGCCTGA
- a CDS encoding cupin domain-containing protein, whose translation MEIMDLGSRGKFDPQRFHMELIHDMYTFRMILFSFEPGQELPVHHHEADSEVAILVLEGEGEFTGGEKGIPAKAGSLLVCKVSEPHGVLARSRMRVLVIIAPPI comes from the coding sequence ATGGAGATAATGGATCTTGGCAGCAGAGGCAAGTTCGACCCCCAGAGGTTTCACATGGAGCTAATCCATGACATGTATACCTTCAGGATGATTCTTTTCAGCTTTGAGCCCGGCCAGGAGCTTCCGGTACACCATCATGAGGCAGACTCTGAAGTGGCCATACTGGTTCTGGAAGGAGAGGGAGAGTTCACTGGCGGAGAAAAAGGGATCCCAGCCAAGGCGGGTTCCCTGCTGGTTTGCAAGGTGAGCGAACCCCATGGGGTGCTTGCCAGGAGCCGCATGCGGGTGCTTGTGATCATCGCTCCGCCCATCTGA
- a CDS encoding ferredoxin, whose translation MAKRVYIEEDECIGCGTCQELCPEVFQLDETTQKARVLVEEGGPEELIQEAVDSCPVSCIHWKE comes from the coding sequence ATGGCTAAGAGGGTGTACATAGAGGAAGATGAGTGCATAGGCTGCGGAACCTGCCAGGAGTTATGCCCGGAGGTGTTCCAGCTGGATGAAACCACTCAGAAGGCAAGAGTTTTGGTGGAGGAGGGCGGGCCTGAGGAGCTCATACAAGAGGCCGTGGATTCATGCCCGGTATCTTGTATTCATTGGAAGGAGTGA
- a CDS encoding CaiB/BaiF CoA-transferase family protein — MGPLEHIRVVEMAGIGPGPMCAMLLSDMGAEVIRITRLSPANLGITMPTRFDLLARGRLQVPVDLAKSQGVELVLKLIERADALIEGFRPGVMERMGLGPDVCLERNPRLVYGRMTGWGQQGPLAHAAGHDINYIALSGALDSFGRKGQAPVPPLNLVGDFGGGALYLAFGIVCGILHARVSGQGQVVDAAMVDGAASLMTMFYGLKAMGAWRLARGENLLDTGAHFYEVYETSDGKFVAVGALEPKFYQELLLRLGLKAEELPDQLDQSHWPQMKETLRNLFKTKTREQWCQILEGTDSCFAPVLSMEEAPLHPHNLARGTFLELDGILQPGPAPRFSRTPAQIKRPPTPPSPETTRGALLGWGIEEEEIELLLQEGVIGPGGN; from the coding sequence ATGGGACCCCTTGAACATATCAGGGTAGTGGAGATGGCTGGCATAGGACCTGGGCCCATGTGTGCCATGCTCCTTTCGGATATGGGTGCAGAGGTGATCCGCATAACCAGGCTCTCCCCAGCCAATCTTGGTATAACCATGCCTACGCGCTTCGATCTGCTTGCCAGGGGAAGACTCCAGGTTCCAGTGGACCTGGCAAAATCCCAAGGCGTTGAGCTGGTTCTAAAGCTTATAGAGCGTGCCGATGCCCTCATCGAAGGATTCAGGCCGGGGGTGATGGAGCGCATGGGGTTGGGGCCGGATGTTTGCCTTGAGAGAAATCCCAGGCTGGTTTACGGTCGTATGACAGGCTGGGGTCAGCAAGGCCCACTGGCTCACGCTGCCGGACACGACATAAACTACATAGCCTTGAGCGGAGCCCTGGACTCCTTTGGCCGAAAGGGACAGGCTCCTGTGCCCCCATTGAACCTAGTAGGGGATTTTGGAGGCGGAGCCCTTTATCTGGCCTTTGGCATAGTGTGCGGGATCCTTCACGCCAGGGTTTCGGGCCAGGGTCAGGTGGTGGATGCTGCCATGGTGGATGGGGCAGCTTCCCTCATGACCATGTTTTATGGCCTCAAGGCCATGGGGGCATGGAGGCTGGCCAGGGGTGAAAACCTTCTGGACACAGGAGCCCATTTCTACGAGGTGTATGAGACCTCGGACGGGAAGTTCGTGGCAGTGGGGGCTCTGGAACCCAAGTTTTACCAGGAGCTTCTCCTGAGGCTGGGCCTGAAGGCCGAGGAGCTTCCGGATCAGCTGGATCAAAGTCATTGGCCCCAGATGAAGGAAACATTGAGAAACCTGTTCAAGACTAAGACCAGAGAGCAATGGTGTCAGATCTTGGAGGGCACGGATAGCTGCTTTGCGCCAGTTCTTTCCATGGAAGAGGCTCCTTTGCATCCCCACAACTTGGCCAGAGGCACCTTCCTGGAGCTGGACGGAATCCTGCAACCAGGCCCTGCTCCTCGCTTCAGCCGTACACCTGCCCAAATAAAAAGACCTCCTACCCCTCCCAGTCCGGAGACCACCCGTGGGGCACTTCTGGGCTGGGGCATAGAGGAGGAAGAAATAGAACTACTGCTCCAGGAGGGAGTGATAGGTCCTGGAGGAAATTGA
- a CDS encoding response regulator, which produces MGSSVLSGKRILLVDDEPDVLDSLTDIITESVKDCTVETASSYDEAIQRLSGWTYDLVVLDIMGVNGFDLLERAVARKLPVAMLTAHALSPEALKKSFEMGARAYLPKEMMPEIVGFLEDVLSYEYLPGWKRLLEKLEGFFNRKFETDWEKKTGLHWREWAKH; this is translated from the coding sequence ATGGGATCTTCTGTTTTGAGCGGCAAGAGAATACTCTTGGTAGATGACGAGCCTGACGTGCTGGATTCCCTAACGGACATCATAACCGAGAGCGTCAAGGACTGTACTGTAGAGACCGCCTCCAGCTATGATGAAGCCATACAAAGGCTGTCTGGGTGGACCTATGATTTGGTGGTCTTGGATATCATGGGGGTAAACGGCTTCGATCTGCTGGAGAGGGCCGTTGCCCGCAAGCTTCCGGTGGCCATGCTCACAGCACATGCCCTTAGTCCAGAAGCCTTGAAAAAATCATTTGAAATGGGTGCCAGGGCCTATCTCCCTAAGGAAATGATGCCAGAGATAGTGGGTTTCCTGGAAGACGTGCTCAGTTATGAATATCTCCCAGGCTGGAAAAGGCTCCTGGAAAAATTGGAAGGTTTCTTTAACAGAAAATTCGAGACCGATTGGGAAAAGAAGACTGGCCTTCATTGGAGGGAGTGGGCAAAGCACTGA
- a CDS encoding histone deacetylase family protein, which translates to MKVIYHPSFTQVYTHDPAAQAGRMEAVLREIQDLADFLEPSPASKEQICLAHAPSHLQHVEAMGLYAIASLAAGGAVLAAKTGLSEPCFGLIRPPGHHASHSHCWGFCYFNNMAVALLSLRQEGLIKTALVLDIDLHFGDGTVDILGQETWVRIYNPSARTRELYLEEVKEALRGPRVDIIGISAGFDFHQEDWGGLLSTEDYETIGRLATLAAQEWKAGCFAILEGGYNLNVLGKNVRALLQAMEHPQSEGS; encoded by the coding sequence ATGAAAGTAATATATCACCCCAGCTTCACACAGGTTTATACCCATGACCCTGCCGCACAGGCCGGCCGCATGGAGGCTGTGCTCAGGGAAATACAAGACTTGGCCGATTTTCTGGAGCCTTCCCCTGCCTCCAAAGAACAGATTTGTCTGGCCCACGCCCCATCCCACCTCCAGCATGTTGAGGCCATGGGACTCTATGCAATAGCTTCTTTGGCAGCAGGGGGAGCAGTTCTTGCAGCCAAAACAGGACTCAGTGAACCCTGCTTCGGACTCATAAGACCCCCTGGGCACCACGCTTCCCACTCCCACTGCTGGGGTTTCTGTTATTTCAACAACATGGCAGTTGCCCTTCTTTCTTTAAGACAGGAGGGACTCATCAAGACAGCCCTGGTCCTGGATATTGACCTGCACTTTGGGGATGGAACCGTAGATATTCTGGGGCAAGAAACCTGGGTGCGCATTTACAACCCTTCGGCCAGGACCAGGGAACTATATCTTGAGGAGGTGAAAGAGGCGCTTAGGGGCCCAAGGGTTGACATCATAGGAATTTCGGCTGGGTTCGATTTCCACCAAGAAGACTGGGGAGGTCTTCTAAGCACAGAAGACTATGAGACCATAGGAAGGCTTGCGACTCTGGCAGCTCAAGAATGGAAGGCCGGATGTTTTGCCATCCTGGAAGGAGGATACAACCTCAATGTGCTGGGAAAGAATGTGAGGGCCTTGTTGCAGGCAATGGAGCATCCACAGTCAGAGGGTTCCTAA
- a CDS encoding adenylate/guanylate cyclase domain-containing protein — MRRWTVLALVASAFLAGELFLRLGWLGFMERWQYDLFHHAAGFRGPATHVAIVSVDDETLLHHRDEPMVFWGPHFAKAMEVLRSVGVKVIGLDYLFSVSPESWLKKMGLPYELSSRTYDVPMRQQLSRGSVILIGVLAATKEEHGEILLPVEDYIFSLPNGLGDVGLANFLSDPDGVVRNFIPQLLEDDTLPNLSFGTLLAMRASGLDPGAEFWNLGPRVLPRKSQPIPIRFVGPPGSIMRVSMARVLAPGAEQDPQVQALKGRIVIVAAEHVGLQDLHPTPYSRGGLLAQSKMMSGAEIHANICETILGKRFPQEVPESVRMLLAALFVGFGCLCFLRLDPWKGFLALVLISLGSWVISYVFFLWDGILALSGAQISTGLCFLGGLGLRLRGVERERQKLKALFGRYVSQEVVEKLLYSGHRPQLGGEAMEVTVLFSDIRGFTRISEMLTAQEVVELLNAFLSRACQAVLEEGGMVDKYVGDSVMAVFGWPVPHRDHAARAMRAAQKIVRAAREMDEWMRGRFAGRGLPAFRVGVGLHTGPAVLGNIGSPQRMDFTAVGDTVNTASRLEGLSKELSWSIVASEATFEAGGEGFVVEGETVVNLRGKAAPVKVYGVATS; from the coding sequence ATGAGGCGATGGACAGTCTTGGCTTTGGTGGCTTCGGCTTTCTTGGCTGGGGAGCTCTTTCTGAGATTGGGTTGGTTGGGCTTTATGGAGAGATGGCAGTATGATCTGTTCCATCATGCTGCTGGATTCAGGGGCCCGGCAACGCATGTGGCCATCGTTTCAGTAGATGATGAGACATTGCTTCATCATAGGGACGAGCCCATGGTGTTTTGGGGTCCACACTTTGCCAAGGCCATGGAGGTCCTAAGAAGTGTGGGGGTAAAGGTCATTGGGCTGGATTACTTGTTTTCGGTCAGCCCCGAGTCTTGGCTTAAGAAGATGGGATTGCCCTATGAGCTTTCCAGCAGGACCTACGATGTGCCCATGCGGCAGCAATTGTCCAGAGGTTCTGTGATACTCATAGGGGTCCTGGCTGCCACCAAAGAGGAACATGGAGAGATTCTTTTGCCCGTGGAGGATTACATATTCAGCCTTCCCAACGGCCTTGGGGATGTGGGCTTGGCCAATTTTTTGAGTGACCCAGATGGTGTGGTGCGCAATTTTATTCCTCAGCTCTTGGAAGATGACACGTTGCCCAATCTGAGCTTTGGGACTTTGCTGGCCATGAGGGCCTCGGGGTTGGATCCTGGAGCCGAATTCTGGAATTTGGGCCCGAGGGTCCTACCCAGAAAGTCCCAACCCATTCCCATCAGGTTCGTGGGGCCGCCAGGGAGTATCATGAGGGTTTCCATGGCCAGAGTCCTGGCCCCAGGGGCAGAACAGGATCCTCAGGTACAGGCCCTCAAGGGGCGCATAGTAATAGTGGCTGCAGAGCACGTGGGCCTTCAGGATCTTCATCCGACTCCTTATTCCAGGGGTGGGTTGCTGGCCCAAAGCAAGATGATGAGTGGGGCCGAAATACATGCCAACATCTGTGAAACCATTCTTGGAAAGAGGTTTCCCCAAGAAGTGCCCGAAAGTGTTAGAATGCTCTTGGCAGCTCTTTTTGTGGGGTTTGGCTGCTTGTGCTTTCTGAGGCTAGATCCATGGAAGGGGTTTTTGGCTCTGGTCTTGATAAGTCTGGGATCTTGGGTGATTTCTTATGTTTTTTTTCTCTGGGATGGAATCCTTGCCCTTTCTGGGGCCCAGATCTCCACTGGGCTTTGCTTCTTGGGGGGACTGGGGCTCAGGCTAAGAGGAGTAGAGAGGGAAAGGCAGAAACTCAAGGCACTCTTCGGCAGGTATGTCTCCCAGGAGGTGGTGGAGAAGCTCTTGTATTCAGGCCACAGGCCTCAGCTGGGCGGGGAGGCAATGGAGGTGACAGTCCTGTTTTCGGACATAAGGGGCTTTACCAGGATCTCTGAGATGCTTACAGCCCAGGAGGTGGTGGAGTTGCTCAATGCCTTCCTGAGTAGGGCATGTCAGGCAGTGCTTGAAGAGGGAGGGATGGTGGACAAATATGTGGGGGATTCGGTAATGGCGGTTTTTGGGTGGCCCGTGCCCCACAGGGACCATGCTGCAAGGGCAATGCGTGCGGCACAGAAGATAGTAAGGGCAGCTCGAGAGATGGATGAATGGATGAGGGGCCGATTTGCTGGCAGGGGGCTTCCGGCTTTTCGAGTGGGGGTGGGTTTGCACACAGGGCCTGCTGTCTTGGGTAATATAGGCTCACCGCAGAGAATGGACTTTACTGCAGTGGGGGACACAGTGAACACCGCTTCCAGACTAGAGGGGCTGAGCAAGGAACTGAGCTGGAGCATAGTGGCCAGTGAGGCCACCTTTGAAGCCGGAGGAGAGGGTTTTGTCGTAGAGGGTGAAACAGTAGTGAATCTAAGGGGTAAGGCTGCCCCAGTAAAGGTGTATGGGGTAGCCACGAGCTGA